The following are encoded together in the Janthinobacterium sp. Marseille genome:
- a CDS encoding site-specific DNA-methyltransferase: MSASWLADKIEQWPTAKLLPYARNARTHSDEQVAQIAASIAEFGFTTPILAGADGVIVAGHGRLAAAHKLGLALVPVVVLEHLSPTQRRALVIADNRIAENAGWDEAMLRIELVTLQDDDFDVSLTGFDADALAELLADEDGNGDGETDDDAVPEITETPISRPGDVWLLDGHRLLCGDSTKTECFEQLLQGEQVDMVFTDPPYNVNYANTAKDKMRGTNRAILNDNLGDGFYDFLLAALTPTIANCRGGIYVAMSSSELDVLQSAFREAGGKWSTFVIWAKNTFTLGRSDYQRQYEPILYGWPEGATRHWCGDRDQSDVWQIKKPHKNDLHPTMKPVELVERAIRNSSHPGNVVLDPFGGSGTTLIAAEKSGRLARLIELDPKYVDVIVRRWQDWTGKQATRESDGLAFDDQAASDSSVISQ, translated from the coding sequence ATGAGCGCATCGTGGCTTGCCGACAAAATCGAGCAGTGGCCGACCGCCAAACTGCTGCCCTACGCCCGCAATGCGCGGACGCACTCGGATGAACAGGTCGCGCAGATTGCTGCCTCGATTGCCGAGTTTGGTTTCACCACCCCGATTCTGGCCGGGGCCGATGGCGTGATCGTCGCTGGTCACGGACGACTGGCCGCCGCCCACAAGCTCGGACTGGCACTGGTGCCGGTCGTGGTGCTGGAACACCTGAGCCCGACTCAGCGGCGTGCGCTGGTGATTGCTGATAACCGGATCGCCGAGAACGCGGGCTGGGACGAAGCGATGCTGCGCATCGAATTGGTGACGCTGCAGGACGACGACTTTGATGTATCGCTGACCGGCTTCGACGCGGATGCGCTGGCCGAGTTGCTGGCGGATGAGGATGGCAACGGTGACGGTGAGACTGACGACGATGCCGTGCCAGAGATTACCGAGACACCGATTTCCCGTCCGGGCGATGTCTGGTTGCTGGATGGCCACCGCCTACTGTGCGGTGACTCAACAAAAACAGAGTGCTTCGAGCAGCTACTCCAGGGCGAGCAGGTGGACATGGTATTCACCGACCCGCCGTACAACGTGAACTACGCCAACACGGCCAAGGACAAGATGCGCGGCACCAACCGCGCGATCCTGAACGACAACCTCGGGGATGGCTTCTACGATTTCCTGCTGGCTGCGTTGACGCCGACCATCGCCAACTGCCGAGGCGGCATCTACGTGGCGATGTCCTCCAGTGAACTGGATGTGCTGCAGTCAGCTTTCCGCGAGGCGGGTGGCAAGTGGTCGACCTTCGTGATCTGGGCCAAGAACACTTTCACGCTGGGTCGCTCCGACTACCAGCGCCAGTACGAGCCGATCCTCTACGGATGGCCCGAAGGCGCGACGCGCCACTGGTGCGGGGATCGCGATCAGAGCGATGTCTGGCAGATTAAGAAGCCGCACAAGAACGATCTGCACCCGACGATGAAGCCGGTGGAACTGGTGGAGCGTGCGATTCGCAATTCGAGTCACCCGGGCAATGTGGTGCTCGACCCATTCGGTGGCTCCGGCACGACGCTGATCGCCGCCGAGAAATCAGGACGGCTGGCGCGCTTGATCGAACTCGACCCCAAGTACGTCGATGTGATTGTGCGCCGCTGGCAGGACTGGACGGGCAAGCAGGCTACCCGCGAATCTGATGGGTTGGCGTTCGATGATCAGGCGGCGAGCGATTCGTCTGTGATCTCGCAGTGA
- a CDS encoding DUF3489 domain-containing protein: MTTTQLTVTQHAVLAHAIHHSDGKLDWFPDNIKGGARKKVLDGLFNRALITTDGSVWFVAAEGYDALGCARPAPAPLAADPEIEAAVTAAEATWAQERTDTKPRTRENSKQATVIQMLRRPEGATVRQICETTGWQAHTVRGTFAGAFKKKLGLAILSDKIDGGERVYRIA, from the coding sequence ATGACCACCACCCAACTCACCGTGACCCAGCACGCAGTCCTTGCCCACGCCATCCACCACAGCGATGGCAAACTCGACTGGTTCCCGGACAACATCAAAGGCGGCGCACGCAAGAAAGTCCTCGACGGACTGTTCAACCGCGCCCTCATTACCACCGACGGCAGCGTCTGGTTCGTTGCCGCCGAGGGCTACGACGCCCTTGGCTGCGCACGTCCAGCGCCTGCGCCCTTGGCAGCAGACCCCGAGATCGAGGCCGCCGTGACGGCCGCAGAGGCCACGTGGGCGCAAGAGCGCACCGACACCAAACCCCGCACCCGCGAGAACAGCAAACAGGCCACCGTGATCCAGATGCTGCGGCGTCCCGAGGGCGCAACGGTGCGTCAGATCTGCGAGACCACCGGCTGGCAAGCGCACACCGTGCGCGGCACTTTCGCCGGAGCCTTCAAGAAAAAACTAGGACTCGCCATCCTCTCGGACAAGATCGACGGCGGCGAGCGCGTCTACCGGATCGCGTGA